TAGGCGTTGAACGGGGAGATGCGCATGATGCGGTTGCCCATCCGGGGCGGGAGTCCCATCTCTTCGTAGCAATCGAGCGGCTCGTCGAAAATGAGGGAGAACAGGCAGTCGGTCATCGAGATGTCCACGTGCTGCCCCTCGCCGGTGCGCTCGCGGTGGTAGAGCGCGGTCATGATCCCGCTGAAGGCGAAGACGCCGCCGATGGAATCGGCCAGGGCGGAGCCCGCCTTGACGGGCGGGCCGCCGGGAAAGCCGGTGAGGTTCATCAGCCCCGAGGCGGCCTGGGTGATCGTGTCGTAGCCCTTGAGGTGGGCGTCCGGGCCCGTCTGCCCGTAGACCGTCACCGAGCAGTAGATGACATTCGGGCATCTCGCCCGCACGGCGGCGTAGTCGATTCCGAGCCGCTCCGTGACGCCGACGGAGAAGTTTTCCACGAGGATGTCCGATTTTTCGGCGAGCGAGAAGAGAATCTCGCGGCCTTTCTCCTCCTTGAGATTCAGCGTGATGGCTTTTTTGTTGCGGGCGCGCTTGAGATAGAAAACGCTGAGGTCCTCTTCCGTCTGCCGGCGGAGGGAGACGCCCTTCGGGCCCGCGAAGGGAGGCGTCCGCGTCACCGGGTCGCCCGCGGGGTTGTCTACCCGGATCACCTCGGCGCCGAGCCCGCCGAGAAAGAGCGTGGCCTGCGGGCCGGAGAGATACTGGGTCAGATCGAGAACGCGGAGCCCTTCGAGCGGTTTCGTCATGTTGCCTTCCTATCCTTATTTCCCCAAGAGAATTTTCTTCACCTGCGGCGCGGCGGCCTGGGCGCGCGCTCCGATCTCCGCGTCCGAGATCGTGCTCAGGGGATGGGGGATGACGGCGGGGTCGATGCCCTCCATGCCGAGGGCCGCCCGCTGCACGTGGGCCTCGTGGAGAAACGTCTCGGTCACGATGACGGCTGCCGGAATTCCCTTTTCCTCCAGGGCGATCGCGTCGTGCATACAGCACGAGGTGCACGATCCTCAGTCGCCGATGGCGGTGAGGACCGCCTCGCACTCCTCCGCGATCTGATCGAGCAGCTCGGGCGCCGCGTTCTTCGAGAAGCTCTCTTTCTTGTAGTAGCGGACCTCGGCGAAGGGCCCCTCCGCTTCGAGAAGCGCCACCGTCTTTTCGAGCAGCCGCCTGCCGTTCCACTTCGTGTTGTCGAGCACCCCGAGGCGCAGCCCCTTGAGGGCCGGCGCGCGCGGGGAGAGGGGCCGGGGCTCGGCCTCGACCACACCGCGCGGGTCGTAAATGATCTGGCTCATCTGGCTCTCCCTATAAATGGCAGGTTCCATCCACACACACCGGGCCTTCGACCGGGGCTTTTCCGTCGATCTCCCGCAGGACGGGCCGGGTCATGTGCCCCCATCCGGGGATGAAGGCCGAAAAGCGGCCGGCGTCCCCGCCGATGACGAACAGATGGATATCGGACGGCGCGGGGACGATGGGAATCCGCGCACCCTCTTCCCGCTTGTACCAGCGGGGCAGGTTCCGGTTGTAGATTTTTCCGTATCTTCCATGAAACGTGAT
Above is a genomic segment from bacterium containing:
- a CDS encoding CoA transferase; amino-acid sequence: MTKPLEGLRVLDLTQYLSGPQATLFLGGLGAEVIRVDNPAGDPVTRTPPFAGPKGVSLRRQTEEDLSVFYLKRARNKKAITLNLKEEKGREILFSLAEKSDILVENFSVGVTERLGIDYAAVRARCPNVIYCSVTVYGQTGPDAHLKGYDTITQAASGLMNLTGFPGGPPVKAGSALADSIGGVFAFSGIMTALYHRERTGEGQHVDISMTDCLFSLIFDEPLDCYEEMGLPPRMGNRIMRISPFNAYPARDGWLVIATGTNAHWHILARTIGRPDLIEKKEYANIEDRLPHNEEIDGIITGWTRERSVEEAIRLLQAEGVICSPVRTIEDIKNWPHLRERGMLTDLLHPTAGKVPGALAQGFPIRFSKSPGAYESPAPTVGQHNDEIYRDVLGFGPEDIARLKEEGIA